The proteins below come from a single Vicinamibacterales bacterium genomic window:
- a CDS encoding VWA domain-containing protein → MSGLRAIVFCGCLSFSWLGAALLVAQSLAPGLATVPAALLDTPRRTFRSAIDLVTLNVSVTDGRSRSIGGLSAGDFQVLEDGVPQDVSYFAATSVPLDVALLIDSSSSMREKMSSVQLAAESFVKALRPEDRGMVVEFNDQVRVLQPFVNDRAQLTAAIRHTRARGATALYTAVYVTLDQFSRARSLEGANGEIRRPAIIVLTDGDDTSSLIQFDDLLERARRTGVAIYPISMIAPAESERLQQDGSRRFLGESDYLLKSLAQETGARAFFPTLLSELDSVYQSVADELALQYALGYTSKSGRLDGTFHRLVVRVPTRPELRSRTRMGYYADVPTRAGGR, encoded by the coding sequence GTGTCTGGACTGCGAGCCATCGTGTTCTGCGGCTGCCTGTCGTTCTCGTGGCTCGGCGCCGCCCTTCTCGTCGCGCAGAGCCTGGCGCCAGGTTTGGCGACGGTGCCTGCAGCGCTGCTCGACACTCCGCGCCGGACGTTTCGCTCAGCCATAGACTTGGTGACGCTGAACGTCAGCGTGACGGACGGCCGGAGCCGGAGCATCGGCGGCCTGTCGGCGGGCGACTTCCAGGTCCTGGAAGACGGGGTTCCTCAGGACGTCTCGTACTTCGCCGCGACCTCGGTGCCACTCGATGTGGCGCTGCTCATCGACTCCAGCTCGAGCATGCGCGAGAAGATGAGCTCGGTGCAGCTGGCTGCCGAATCATTCGTGAAGGCCCTGCGACCGGAAGATCGCGGGATGGTTGTCGAGTTCAACGACCAGGTCCGTGTCCTGCAGCCGTTTGTCAACGACCGCGCACAGTTGACGGCGGCGATTCGTCACACCAGGGCCCGGGGGGCGACCGCGCTCTACACGGCGGTCTACGTGACGCTCGATCAGTTCAGCCGAGCGAGGTCGCTCGAAGGCGCGAATGGCGAGATCCGGAGACCGGCGATCATCGTGCTGACCGATGGCGACGACACGTCGAGCCTGATCCAGTTCGACGACTTGCTCGAACGGGCTCGTCGGACAGGAGTGGCGATCTACCCGATCTCGATGATCGCTCCAGCCGAGAGCGAGCGCCTCCAGCAGGACGGCAGCCGCCGGTTCCTCGGCGAATCCGACTACCTGCTGAAGTCCCTGGCGCAGGAGACGGGAGCCCGCGCGTTCTTTCCGACGCTGCTCAGCGAACTCGACAGCGTCTACCAGTCGGTCGCCGACGAGTTGGCGCTGCAGTACGCGCTCGGGTACACCTCGAAATCGGGCCGCCTCGACGGAACCTTCCATCGCCTGGTCGTCCGGGTCCCGACCCGGCCCGAGTTGCGGTCGCGCACCAGGATGGGCTACTACGCGGACGTCCCCACGCGCGCCGGGGGCCGATAG
- a CDS encoding DUF2085 domain-containing protein: MEQTWMRAAGRILLALVMAWALLVVGAPWLALGRDTSDGVWRVSALAYAIGGMVCHQQPDRSFHMAGAQLPVCARCTGLYVSAAVGVLGAWGAWRLWPRWRTRLEPGGAGWRQALLLAALPTILTVLLEWAGLWAPGNALRAVAGVPLGAVTGALLAASMSFQGRL, from the coding sequence GTGGAACAGACATGGATGCGGGCTGCGGGCCGGATCTTGCTGGCGCTGGTGATGGCGTGGGCGCTGCTCGTGGTGGGTGCCCCTTGGCTTGCGCTCGGACGCGACACCTCGGACGGCGTGTGGCGGGTGTCCGCGCTGGCCTATGCGATCGGCGGCATGGTGTGCCACCAGCAGCCGGACCGGTCTTTTCACATGGCTGGCGCCCAACTGCCGGTGTGTGCGCGGTGCACCGGGCTCTACGTGTCGGCCGCCGTCGGCGTGCTCGGCGCGTGGGGCGCCTGGCGTTTGTGGCCACGGTGGCGTACGCGGCTGGAACCGGGCGGAGCGGGTTGGCGTCAGGCCCTGCTGCTGGCGGCGCTCCCGACAATCCTGACGGTCCTGCTCGAATGGGCGGGCCTCTGGGCGCCGGGGAACGCGTTGCGGGCGGTGGCTGGCGTTCCGCTCGGCGCCGTGACCGGGGCCCTGCTGGCTGCATCGATGAGCTTTCAGGGTAGACTATAG
- a CDS encoding DUF6677 family protein codes for MRADTAERVETGGLVLLCAAGWMIPGAGHLWLGRRTKGLVFLLALTVMFAIGLAFRGRLFPFEPSEPLVFLAAVADLAMGLPYFVAWGLNLGQGQVIAATYEYANAFLIVAGLLNMLVVLDAYDTAVGRK; via the coding sequence ATGCGAGCGGACACCGCAGAGCGAGTGGAAACCGGCGGCCTGGTGCTGTTGTGTGCGGCCGGCTGGATGATTCCGGGCGCCGGGCATCTCTGGCTGGGGCGGAGAACGAAGGGACTGGTGTTCCTCCTGGCCCTGACGGTGATGTTCGCGATCGGTCTTGCGTTTCGCGGACGGCTGTTTCCGTTCGAGCCATCCGAACCGCTGGTGTTTCTGGCGGCCGTGGCCGATCTGGCGATGGGGCTGCCGTACTTCGTCGCCTGGGGATTGAACCTCGGGCAGGGCCAGGTGATTGCGGCGACGTACGAGTATGCCAACGCCTTCCTGATTGTCGCCGGCCTGCTCAACATGCTCGTCGTTCTCGATGCGTACGACACGGCCGTCGGCCGCAAGTGA
- a CDS encoding VanZ family protein, with protein MAPSRFRLWGAVVLYCVLIFILSSISNVPTLPGHMSDKTAHTLLYAGLGFLVARALAKGLGRPVPGWIVLVVAAFSGLYGLSDETHQLFVPHRSFELMDMVADVAGGTLGAGVLWAWSIIAGSRHGI; from the coding sequence ATGGCACCCAGCCGATTTCGACTGTGGGGGGCCGTGGTCCTGTACTGTGTGCTGATCTTCATCTTGTCGTCGATCTCGAACGTGCCCACGCTTCCTGGGCACATGTCGGACAAGACCGCGCATACCCTGCTCTACGCCGGACTCGGATTCCTGGTGGCGCGCGCTCTCGCGAAGGGGCTGGGGCGGCCGGTGCCCGGTTGGATCGTCCTCGTCGTTGCGGCGTTCTCGGGGCTCTATGGGCTCAGTGACGAAACGCACCAGTTGTTCGTGCCGCACCGTTCGTTCGAGCTGATGGACATGGTGGCGGATGTCGCCGGAGGAACCCTTGGCGCGGGCGTACTCTGGGCGTGGAGTATAATCGCGGGGTCCCGCCATGGCATTTGA
- a CDS encoding enoyl-CoA hydratase-related protein, translating to MAFDNLLLDRDGATGTITINRPQVLNALNRATIDDLRRAVLELGRDETVRAVIVTGAGEKSFVAGADIHELRGLTPVQAREYARAGQHVFDLIEHLGKPTIAAVNGYALGGGCELAMACSLRMAADTARFGQPEVKLGLIPGFAGTQRLPRLVGKGRALDLLLTGRMADAQEALQAGLVQRVVPAGQLMSEARALAASLGQQAPAAIRAMLEAVTRGTEVSFSEATALEAALFGLVASTDDAREGTSAFLEKRQAQFTGK from the coding sequence ATGGCATTTGACAATCTCCTGCTCGACCGCGACGGTGCGACGGGCACCATCACCATCAACCGCCCGCAGGTCCTGAACGCCCTCAACCGTGCGACCATCGACGACCTTCGACGTGCCGTGCTGGAACTCGGTCGCGACGAGACGGTGCGCGCGGTGATTGTCACCGGCGCAGGCGAGAAGTCGTTCGTCGCCGGTGCCGACATCCATGAACTCCGCGGTCTGACGCCGGTCCAGGCACGGGAGTACGCGCGAGCCGGCCAGCATGTTTTCGATTTGATCGAGCACCTCGGCAAACCGACGATCGCCGCGGTCAACGGATATGCGCTCGGCGGGGGCTGCGAGTTGGCGATGGCGTGCAGCCTCAGGATGGCGGCCGACACGGCGCGCTTCGGACAGCCTGAAGTGAAGCTCGGCCTGATTCCAGGATTCGCGGGCACTCAGCGGCTGCCGCGGCTGGTCGGCAAGGGGCGCGCGCTCGACCTGTTGCTGACCGGGCGCATGGCCGACGCGCAGGAGGCGTTGCAGGCAGGTCTGGTCCAGCGGGTCGTGCCGGCGGGGCAGCTCATGTCGGAGGCGAGGGCCCTGGCGGCGAGTCTCGGACAGCAGGCTCCGGCCGCGATCCGCGCCATGCTGGAGGCCGTCACGCGGGGAACCGAGGTCTCGTTCTCGGAAGCCACGGCGCTCGAGGCCGCGCTGTTCGGGCTGGTCGCCTCGACCGACGACGCACGCGAAGGAACGAGCGCGTTTCTGGAAAAACGTCAGGCGCAATTCACCGGAAAGTAA
- the nusB gene encoding transcription antitermination factor NusB, protein MVSTRRRAPAGTEPRSEEFRQRRRAREAALQMLYLCEVGQVDAGAAIAAHVDMEQPERLSTPEASEFAARLVLGTTRSLEEIDPLIAASAEHWRPERMAIIDRLILRMTVYQLLHVPDVPATVAINEAVELARAFSGEESSGFVNGVLDAIKRRLEAANQS, encoded by the coding sequence GTGGTATCCACCAGGCGACGGGCACCGGCGGGCACGGAACCGCGGAGCGAAGAGTTCCGCCAGCGGCGGCGCGCCCGGGAGGCGGCGCTCCAGATGCTCTACCTCTGCGAGGTGGGGCAGGTGGACGCCGGGGCCGCGATCGCGGCGCACGTCGACATGGAGCAGCCCGAGCGTCTGTCCACTCCCGAGGCGTCGGAGTTCGCGGCGCGCCTGGTGCTGGGCACGACGCGGAGCCTCGAGGAAATCGACCCGCTCATTGCCGCAAGTGCCGAGCACTGGCGGCCGGAACGGATGGCGATCATCGACCGGCTGATCCTTCGCATGACCGTGTATCAGTTGCTGCACGTGCCCGACGTTCCCGCTACCGTGGCGATCAACGAAGCGGTGGAACTGGCGCGCGCGTTCAGCGGCGAGGAATCGAGCGGTTTCGTCAACGGCGTGCTGGACGCCATCAAACGCCGCCTCGAAGCGGCCAACCAGTCGTAA